Proteins encoded together in one Sulfitobacter pontiacus window:
- a CDS encoding bifunctional UDP-sugar hydrolase/5'-nucleotidase, whose protein sequence is MKRFLTATAALALTSGMAAADYSLTILHTNDFHARFEPISKYDGPCSAEDNTAGECFGGTARLVNAIKDAKARTNNYVLVDGGDQFQGSLFYTHYKGKMAAEMMNMLGYDGMTVGNHEFDDGPEVLAGFMEAIDFPILMSNADVSAEPLLADKLAKSAVIERGGEKIGLIGLTTEDTHELSSPGDNVVFTDSVAAVQGEVDLLTAQGINKIIVLSHSGYGVDQMVAENTTGVDVIVGGHTNTLLSNTDEKAEGAYPTMVKDTAIVQAYAYGKYLGELNVTFDDEGKIKEASGDPILIDAGVAEDETTVARIGELAQPLEELRSKVVAETTEPIEGDRSVCRVQECQMGNLVADAMLARVADQGIEVAIQNSGGLRSSIDAGEVTMGEVLAVLPFQNTLSTFQVTGAALVEALENGVSQIEEVAGRFPQVAGMTFTVDTSAEPGSRISDVTVSGMPLDPEKTYGVVSNNYVRNGGDGYAPFTSAQNAYDYGPDLADVTAEFIAANGAYTPYTDGRITVK, encoded by the coding sequence ATGAAACGATTCCTGACAGCCACGGCAGCGCTTGCGCTGACCTCGGGCATGGCAGCGGCGGATTATAGTCTGACCATTCTGCACACCAATGATTTCCACGCGCGGTTTGAACCGATCAGCAAATACGATGGCCCTTGTTCCGCCGAGGACAATACCGCCGGTGAATGTTTCGGGGGCACCGCACGGCTGGTCAACGCGATCAAGGATGCCAAGGCCCGCACCAACAACTATGTGCTGGTCGACGGCGGGGACCAGTTTCAGGGCTCGCTGTTCTACACCCACTACAAGGGCAAGATGGCAGCCGAGATGATGAACATGCTGGGCTATGACGGCATGACTGTGGGCAACCACGAATTCGACGATGGCCCCGAAGTGCTTGCCGGTTTCATGGAGGCGATCGACTTTCCCATCCTGATGTCGAATGCCGATGTCTCTGCCGAACCGCTGCTGGCGGACAAGCTGGCGAAATCTGCCGTGATCGAGCGTGGCGGTGAAAAGATCGGCCTGATCGGGCTGACCACCGAAGACACTCACGAACTATCGAGCCCCGGAGACAACGTTGTCTTTACCGATTCCGTAGCTGCCGTTCAGGGCGAGGTCGATCTGCTGACCGCGCAGGGTATCAACAAGATCATCGTGCTCAGCCACTCGGGCTATGGGGTCGATCAGATGGTCGCCGAGAATACCACAGGTGTTGATGTGATCGTCGGCGGGCACACCAATACGCTGCTGTCCAATACCGATGAAAAAGCCGAAGGGGCCTATCCGACGATGGTCAAGGATACGGCGATCGTGCAGGCCTATGCCTACGGTAAATATCTGGGCGAGCTGAACGTGACCTTCGATGACGAGGGTAAGATCAAGGAAGCGTCGGGCGATCCGATCCTGATCGACGCAGGCGTCGCAGAGGACGAGACCACCGTCGCCCGTATCGGCGAACTGGCCCAACCGCTTGAAGAACTGCGCAGCAAAGTCGTCGCCGAAACCACCGAACCGATCGAGGGCGACCGGTCGGTCTGCCGCGTGCAGGAATGTCAGATGGGCAATCTCGTCGCCGATGCGATGCTGGCCCGTGTGGCGGATCAGGGGATCGAGGTCGCGATCCAGAACAGCGGCGGCTTGCGCTCTTCCATCGACGCCGGAGAGGTGACCATGGGCGAAGTGCTGGCGGTGCTGCCGTTCCAGAACACCCTGTCGACCTTTCAGGTCACCGGTGCGGCATTGGTAGAGGCGCTGGAAAATGGCGTGAGCCAGATCGAAGAGGTCGCAGGTCGTTTCCCGCAAGTGGCGGGCATGACCTTTACCGTGGACACCAGCGCCGAGCCGGGCAGCCGCATCAGCGATGTCACCGTATCCGGCATGCCGCTTGATCCCGAAAAAACCTATGGCGTCGTGTCCAACAACTATGTGCGCAATGGCGGCGACGGCTATGCGCCGTTTACCTCTGCGCAGAACGCCTATGACTACGGTCCCGATCTGGCGGATGTGACGGCTGAATTCATCGCCGCCAACGGGGCCTATACGCCCTATACCGATGGCCGCATCACGGTGAAGTAA
- a CDS encoding DUF952 domain-containing protein, giving the protein MLIYKIFRSDEWQALRRDGSTTGAPVDVADGYVHFSTSEQAAETAAKHFAGEADLFLLAVETDRLGDALKWEVSRGGAKFPHLYRMLMLEDVVWAQPLPLLNGAHEFPAGFKEAE; this is encoded by the coding sequence ATGTTGATTTACAAAATTTTCCGCTCCGATGAATGGCAGGCCCTGCGCCGCGACGGCTCTACCACGGGCGCGCCGGTTGATGTCGCCGATGGCTATGTGCATTTCTCGACCTCTGAACAAGCGGCTGAAACCGCTGCGAAACACTTTGCCGGTGAGGCAGACCTGTTTCTTCTGGCCGTAGAGACCGACCGCCTTGGTGATGCGCTGAAATGGGAGGTGTCGCGCGGCGGCGCCAAGTTCCCGCATCTGTACCGCATGCTCATGCTAGAGGATGTGGTTTGGGCCCAGCCCCTGCCCTTGCTGAACGGGGCGCATGAATTTCCCGCTGGCTTTAAGGAAGCTGAATGA
- a CDS encoding DUF1330 domain-containing protein produces MTGYIDPDRAQFDAFKGLDRDTPLNMVNLVKLRDKAAYPDDHALAAKALTGAQAYKNYGAESGPVLADVGGSILWRGQFEATLIGPSDEDWDVMFIAQYPNAHAFLQMISDPRYKQAVVHRQAAVVTSRLIRSAPLPLTDEFA; encoded by the coding sequence ATGACAGGATATATCGACCCGGATCGCGCACAGTTCGACGCCTTCAAGGGGCTGGACCGCGACACGCCGCTGAATATGGTGAACCTTGTCAAACTGCGCGACAAGGCCGCCTACCCAGACGATCACGCGCTGGCCGCCAAGGCGCTGACAGGGGCGCAAGCCTATAAGAACTACGGTGCGGAAAGTGGGCCGGTGCTGGCAGATGTCGGCGGATCGATCCTGTGGCGCGGCCAGTTCGAGGCGACGCTGATCGGCCCCTCGGACGAGGATTGGGATGTGATGTTCATCGCACAATACCCCAACGCCCACGCCTTTTTGCAGATGATCTCGGACCCGCGGTACAAACAGGCTGTGGTGCACCGTCAGGCCGCGGTTGTGACATCGCGCCTGATCCGCAGCGCACCGCTGCCCCTGACGGATGAATTTGCATGA
- a CDS encoding quinone-dependent dihydroorotate dehydrogenase, which translates to MKRMAEQLGLRALHQVDPETAHGLAITALRLGLAPTPGPVTSKRLKTSLAGMSLPNPVGLAAGFDKNATAVAPLSNAGFGFIEVGAATPLPQPGNDKPRLFRLTEDRAAINRFGFNNEGMQAICTRLARRGAGVPVGLNLGANKTSTDRAADFARVMELARDHVDFATVNVSSPNTEKLRDLQGKAALAALLAGVMEVRGDTPVFLKIAPDLTEAEIADVAEVANDADVAAIIATNTTLDRTGLKNAQRDQMGGLSGEPLFEKSTRVLARLSTLTDIPLVGVGGISSAEDAYAKICAGASAVQLYTALVYGGLSLAADIAKGLDKLLKQDGFDTVADAVGSNRSAWL; encoded by the coding sequence ATGAAGCGCATGGCCGAGCAGCTGGGGCTGCGCGCCCTGCATCAGGTTGACCCCGAAACGGCCCATGGTCTGGCAATCACCGCGCTGCGGCTTGGCTTGGCCCCTACCCCCGGTCCGGTCACATCGAAGCGGCTGAAAACCTCGCTTGCCGGGATGAGCCTGCCCAACCCTGTCGGCCTTGCCGCGGGGTTTGACAAGAACGCAACCGCCGTCGCGCCGCTGTCCAACGCGGGTTTCGGCTTTATCGAGGTCGGGGCCGCCACGCCCCTGCCCCAACCCGGCAATGACAAACCCCGTCTGTTCCGCCTGACCGAGGACCGCGCGGCGATCAACCGCTTTGGCTTCAACAACGAAGGCATGCAGGCGATCTGCACGCGTCTGGCGCGCCGTGGCGCGGGCGTGCCCGTGGGGCTCAACCTTGGGGCCAACAAGACCAGCACCGACCGCGCCGCCGATTTCGCCCGCGTGATGGAGCTTGCCCGCGATCACGTGGATTTCGCCACGGTCAATGTATCCTCGCCCAATACCGAAAAGCTGCGTGACCTGCAGGGCAAGGCCGCCCTCGCAGCACTTCTGGCCGGCGTGATGGAGGTGCGCGGCGATACGCCCGTGTTCCTGAAAATCGCCCCCGACCTCACCGAGGCGGAGATCGCCGATGTGGCCGAGGTCGCCAATGACGCAGATGTTGCCGCGATCATTGCCACGAATACAACGCTGGACCGCACCGGCCTGAAGAACGCGCAGCGTGACCAGATGGGGGGGCTGTCGGGCGAGCCCCTGTTCGAAAAATCCACGCGCGTGCTGGCGCGCCTGTCGACGCTTACCGATATTCCGCTGGTGGGCGTCGGGGGCATCAGCTCGGCCGAGGATGCCTATGCCAAAATCTGCGCAGGCGCTTCGGCGGTGCAGCTTTATACGGCGCTGGTCTATGGCGGGCTGTCACTGGCGGCGGATATCGCCAAGGGGCTCGACAAACTGCTGAAGCAGGACGGGTTTGACACCGTGGCCGATGCCGTGGGCAGCAACCGCAGCGCTTGGCTTTGA
- a CDS encoding MATE family efflux transporter — MTDAIPKGEVSAVAQGKLSAKEVVTHRRVLNIAIPIVISNATVPILGAVDTGVVGQIGLAAPIGAVGIGAIILSSLYWVFGFLRMGTVGLTAQAAGNNDAAEVAALLTRGLLIGGLAGLALVMLQIPLFWAAFQVSPASVEVENLARSYMGIRVWSAPAAIAIYAITGWLIAQERTRAVLVVQLWMNGLNIALDLWFVLGLGWGIQGVAIATFLAEWSGAALGLWFCRAAFGVPAWRDWAQVFDGPRWINMMKVNGDILVRSLLLQAVFVSFLFLGSGLGDVKLAANQVLLQFLMITAFALDGFAFAAEALVGRAMGGKQRDVLRRGAVLTSGWGLLTCALMTVGFAWGGGMIIDLMTTAPLVREEARVFLPYMVAAPLLGWASWMLDGIFIGATRSRDMRNMMAVSFVIYCASAALLVPWLGNHGLWISLLVSFVARGVTLALRYPALERAAG; from the coding sequence GTGACTGACGCGATTCCCAAGGGCGAAGTCAGCGCCGTCGCCCAAGGCAAACTATCCGCGAAAGAGGTGGTGACCCACCGCCGCGTGCTGAACATCGCCATCCCGATTGTTATCTCCAACGCCACCGTGCCCATCTTGGGCGCGGTGGATACCGGCGTCGTCGGGCAGATCGGGCTGGCGGCCCCTATCGGAGCCGTGGGAATCGGCGCGATCATCCTGTCATCGCTCTACTGGGTATTCGGCTTTCTGCGGATGGGCACCGTCGGGCTGACCGCGCAGGCGGCAGGCAACAACGACGCGGCAGAGGTCGCGGCACTGCTGACACGCGGGCTGCTGATCGGCGGGCTGGCGGGCCTTGCGCTGGTGATGCTGCAGATACCGCTGTTCTGGGCGGCGTTTCAGGTTTCTCCGGCCAGCGTCGAGGTTGAGAACCTCGCCCGGTCCTATATGGGGATCCGCGTCTGGTCCGCCCCGGCGGCGATTGCGATATACGCGATCACCGGCTGGCTGATCGCGCAGGAACGCACCCGTGCCGTGCTGGTGGTGCAACTGTGGATGAACGGGCTGAATATCGCGCTGGACCTGTGGTTCGTGCTGGGGCTCGGCTGGGGTATCCAGGGCGTCGCCATCGCGACCTTTCTGGCTGAATGGTCGGGGGCGGCGCTTGGGCTGTGGTTCTGCCGTGCGGCTTTTGGAGTGCCCGCATGGCGGGACTGGGCGCAGGTGTTCGACGGGCCGCGCTGGATCAACATGATGAAGGTCAACGGCGACATCCTTGTGCGGTCGCTTCTGTTGCAGGCGGTGTTCGTCTCGTTCCTGTTTCTGGGATCGGGGTTGGGGGATGTAAAGCTCGCCGCCAACCAGGTGCTCCTGCAATTCCTGATGATCACGGCCTTTGCGCTTGACGGTTTCGCCTTTGCGGCCGAGGCGCTGGTCGGGCGGGCCATGGGCGGCAAGCAGCGTGATGTTCTGCGACGGGGCGCGGTGCTGACCAGCGGCTGGGGTCTGCTGACCTGTGCCTTGATGACCGTGGGCTTCGCATGGGGCGGGGGCATGATCATCGACCTCATGACCACGGCCCCGCTTGTGCGCGAAGAGGCGCGGGTGTTCTTGCCCTATATGGTCGCGGCCCCGCTGCTGGGGTGGGCGTCATGGATGCTGGACGGAATCTTTATCGGGGCCACGCGGTCGCGGGACATGCGCAACATGATGGCGGTGTCCTTTGTGATCTACTGTGCAAGTGCGGCGCTGCTGGTGCCGTGGCTGGGCAACCACGGGCTGTGGATTTCGCTGCTGGTGTCCTTTGTCGCGCGTGGGGTCACGCTGGCGCTGCGGTACCCCGCGTTGGAGCGTGCGGCGGGATAG
- a CDS encoding PaaI family thioesterase encodes MSTRSKPEAVQVVKKRRDAALRALVDGVPYISFLGIEFDRRGDELTGVLPFSDKLIGNPLLQALHGGVTASFLEVTSIITLSWEYLWEDLESGALAVDKMDATHLPRLPKTIDFTVDYLRSGLPRDAYARARINRSGRRYASVHVEAWQDNRSKLFAQATGHFLMPQRRD; translated from the coding sequence ATGAGCACACGGAGCAAACCCGAGGCGGTACAGGTCGTCAAAAAGCGTCGCGATGCGGCGCTGCGCGCGCTGGTGGACGGCGTGCCCTACATCAGCTTTCTGGGGATCGAGTTCGACCGCCGTGGCGACGAGCTGACCGGCGTTCTGCCGTTTTCCGACAAGCTGATCGGCAACCCGCTGTTGCAGGCGCTGCACGGTGGGGTCACGGCCTCGTTCCTTGAGGTCACGTCGATCATCACGCTCAGCTGGGAATACCTGTGGGAGGATCTTGAATCCGGTGCGCTGGCCGTCGACAAGATGGATGCGACGCATTTGCCACGGCTGCCCAAGACCATCGACTTCACCGTCGATTACCTGCGTTCGGGTCTGCCGCGCGATGCCTATGCGCGCGCGCGGATCAACCGGTCGGGGCGGCGCTATGCCTCGGTGCATGTCGAGGCATGGCAGGACAACCGCAGCAAGCTTTTCGCGCAGGCAACGGGCCATTTCCTGATGCCCCAACGCCGTGACTGA
- a CDS encoding PaaI family thioesterase, producing MSDKLRIAKQFIAALPYSGALGMGLQELDGGVAVIDMPYDERLIGDPRTGVLHGGAVSALMDTCCGAAVMSHPSNPGGTATIDLRIEYLRAAVPGQRITARAECYHVTRNVAFVRATAQDEEDGSPVATATGSFTVEGKR from the coding sequence ATGTCAGACAAACTTCGCATCGCCAAGCAGTTCATAGCGGCGCTGCCTTACAGCGGTGCCCTGGGCATGGGACTGCAAGAGCTGGACGGCGGCGTCGCCGTGATCGACATGCCGTATGATGAACGGCTGATCGGCGATCCGCGCACAGGTGTCTTGCATGGCGGGGCCGTGTCGGCGTTGATGGATACTTGCTGCGGGGCCGCGGTGATGAGCCACCCCAGCAACCCCGGCGGGACGGCGACGATTGATTTGCGCATCGAATATCTGCGCGCGGCTGTGCCCGGTCAACGGATCACGGCGCGGGCAGAATGTTATCACGTGACGCGGAATGTCGCCTTTGTGCGCGCCACGGCACAGGACGAAGAAGACGGCAGCCCGGTCGCCACCGCCACCGGCAGTTTCACGGTGGAGGGCAAACGATGA
- a CDS encoding MerR family DNA-binding transcriptional regulator, producing the protein MTDKRLNFKEMCAEFDVTPRTLRYYEYIELLHPEREGRSRSYGAREIARMKLIMRGRKFGYSLEGIRQWLLIYENEGTEAQMRAWVVSADRQLGELAEQRKQLDEAIEELQKSRDDTEAALAKRD; encoded by the coding sequence ATGACAGACAAACGCCTGAACTTTAAAGAAATGTGTGCGGAGTTTGACGTCACGCCGCGCACGTTGCGCTATTACGAGTACATTGAACTGCTCCACCCCGAGCGCGAAGGCCGGTCCCGCAGCTATGGCGCGCGGGAAATCGCCCGCATGAAGCTGATCATGCGGGGGCGCAAGTTCGGGTATTCGCTGGAAGGCATCCGCCAGTGGCTGCTGATCTATGAGAACGAAGGCACCGAAGCGCAAATGCGGGCGTGGGTCGTGAGCGCGGACCGCCAGTTGGGAGAGTTGGCAGAACAGCGCAAGCAGTTGGACGAGGCCATCGAAGAACTGCAAAAATCCCGCGACGATACAGAGGCCGCATTGGCCAAGCGCGACTGA
- a CDS encoding LuxR family transcriptional regulator, with amino-acid sequence MSEDMDPRLFTECLREVSSVSALWLLVQRFAKAQDFRTVTYHSIDVQSLGDSSFGAVAIGIPAEFHRMYTEEHLYLDDPFPPFAASQITPFFWRDLPQLTTLTEKQKAYLNRAREFGFADGLVCQVFGPQARNALVSIGFHHDRPRPTDAEVLDLHVASQFAHMRFCALVAGPAAPNRRLSPRELELLRWIARGKSNTSIAQIMGVSRHTVDTIMRRLFGKLDVTDRTRAAVRGLAFGLIDPSLDNLS; translated from the coding sequence ATGTCCGAGGATATGGATCCGCGATTATTCACAGAGTGTCTGCGCGAGGTCAGCAGCGTTTCGGCGCTATGGCTGCTGGTGCAACGCTTTGCCAAAGCGCAGGATTTTCGCACGGTCACCTATCACAGTATTGATGTGCAATCGCTTGGGGACTCCAGCTTTGGCGCTGTCGCGATCGGTATCCCGGCAGAGTTTCACCGGATGTATACCGAAGAGCACCTGTATCTGGACGATCCGTTTCCTCCCTTCGCGGCCTCACAGATTACCCCGTTTTTCTGGCGTGACCTGCCGCAGCTGACCACCTTGACCGAAAAGCAGAAAGCCTATCTGAACAGAGCGAGAGAGTTCGGCTTTGCCGATGGGCTGGTCTGTCAGGTCTTTGGGCCACAGGCGCGCAATGCTTTGGTCAGTATCGGCTTCCACCACGACAGGCCGCGCCCGACCGATGCAGAGGTTCTGGACCTGCACGTCGCCAGCCAGTTTGCCCATATGCGGTTTTGCGCGCTTGTGGCAGGCCCTGCTGCACCCAATCGGCGCTTGTCCCCGCGCGAGCTGGAATTGCTGCGTTGGATCGCGCGCGGCAAGAGCAACACCTCGATCGCGCAGATCATGGGGGTGTCGCGACACACGGTCGATACGATCATGCGGCGTCTGTTTGGCAAACTGGATGTGACCGACCGGACCCGCGCTGCGGTGCGGGGGCTGGCCTTTGGCCTGATCGACCCGTCGCTGGATAACCTGTCGTAA
- a CDS encoding MerR family DNA-binding transcriptional regulator: protein MSNTTMTIREMCTAFDVTPRTLRFYEAKELLFPERQGQKRLFTKRDRARLKLILRGKRFGFSLEEIRQLLDLYHMGDQQQTQLARTYDIARERLADLEAQREDLNNAIDDLQNQLKWGEKMIASINSARNAAE, encoded by the coding sequence ATGTCCAACACTACGATGACCATCCGCGAGATGTGCACCGCCTTCGATGTGACCCCGCGCACCTTGCGGTTCTACGAAGCGAAAGAACTGCTTTTCCCCGAACGTCAGGGACAAAAGCGCCTGTTTACCAAACGGGACCGTGCGCGGCTGAAACTGATCCTGCGTGGCAAGCGCTTTGGCTTCAGCCTCGAAGAAATCCGCCAGTTGCTGGACCTGTACCACATGGGCGACCAGCAACAGACCCAATTGGCGCGCACCTATGACATCGCGCGCGAACGTCTGGCCGACCTCGAAGCACAGCGCGAGGATCTGAACAACGCCATCGACGACCTGCAAAACCAGTTGAAATGGGGGGAGAAAATGATCGCCTCCATCAACAGCGCCCGCAACGCGGCAGAATAG
- a CDS encoding acyl-CoA dehydrogenase C-terminal domain-containing protein, which translates to MPSYTAPIKDMQFVLHDVLNVTASSTPGYDELEADFTSAILEEAGKLTSEVLAPLNAVGDQEGCRLENGVVYTPKGFKDAFAKVKEGGWTGLDMPEQYGGQNMPYILGTAVGEMFSASNQAFTMYQGLTHGAASAILAHGSDAQKDTYLPNMVSCEWTGTMNLTEPHCGTDLGLMRTKAAPQEDGSYKITGQKIFISSGEHDMADNIIHLVLAKIEGGPEGIKGVSLFIVPKFMVKEDGALGERNAVSVGSIEEKMGIHGNSTCVMNYDGAVGYLLGDEHKGMRAMFTMMNEARVGVGMQGLAQADVAYQNALAYAKDRLQGRAVTGTEHPDKPADPLIVHPDIRRSLMEQKSFVEGARAFILWGASLIDAAHRADDKDADGLVSLMTPVIKGFLTDIGYDMTVKAQQVYGGHGYIEEWGMSQFTRDARIAMIYEGANGVQALDLVGRKLAQDGGKHVMAFFDMVKTFIKENAGQDAEFDASFMEPLKAASKDLQSAGMYFMQNGMKNPNNALSGSNDFMHMFGHVCLGLMWAKMGLAAKKALKDGTGDASFYETKLATGRFYMARQLPATSLHLKRIETGADTVMALDAANF; encoded by the coding sequence ATGCCGAGCTACACCGCCCCGATCAAGGATATGCAATTCGTCCTGCACGATGTGCTGAACGTCACCGCGTCGTCCACCCCCGGTTACGACGAGCTTGAGGCGGATTTCACCTCTGCCATTCTGGAAGAAGCAGGCAAGCTGACCTCCGAAGTCCTCGCCCCGCTGAACGCGGTGGGTGATCAGGAAGGCTGCCGTCTGGAGAACGGCGTCGTCTACACCCCCAAAGGGTTCAAGGACGCCTTTGCGAAGGTCAAGGAAGGCGGCTGGACCGGTCTGGACATGCCAGAGCAATACGGCGGCCAGAACATGCCCTATATCCTCGGCACCGCCGTGGGCGAGATGTTCTCGGCGTCCAACCAGGCGTTCACCATGTATCAGGGCCTGACCCACGGTGCGGCCTCGGCGATCCTCGCCCACGGCTCTGACGCACAAAAAGATACGTATCTGCCCAACATGGTGTCCTGCGAATGGACCGGCACCATGAACCTGACAGAGCCCCACTGCGGCACCGATCTGGGCCTGATGCGCACCAAGGCAGCGCCACAGGAAGACGGCAGCTATAAGATCACCGGCCAGAAGATCTTTATCTCGTCCGGTGAACACGACATGGCCGATAACATCATCCATCTGGTGCTGGCCAAGATCGAAGGCGGCCCCGAAGGCATCAAGGGCGTATCGCTGTTCATCGTGCCCAAGTTCATGGTCAAGGAAGACGGCGCGCTTGGCGAACGCAACGCGGTGTCCGTCGGCTCCATCGAAGAGAAAATGGGCATCCACGGCAACTCTACCTGTGTGATGAACTATGACGGCGCGGTCGGCTACCTGCTGGGTGACGAACACAAAGGCATGCGCGCGATGTTCACCATGATGAACGAAGCCCGCGTGGGCGTCGGCATGCAGGGTCTGGCGCAGGCCGATGTGGCCTATCAGAACGCGCTGGCCTACGCCAAGGACCGCCTGCAAGGCCGTGCCGTCACCGGCACAGAGCACCCCGACAAGCCTGCCGATCCGCTGATCGTCCACCCCGATATCCGTCGCAGCCTGATGGAGCAGAAATCCTTTGTCGAAGGGGCGCGGGCGTTCATTCTCTGGGGGGCCAGCCTGATCGACGCGGCGCACCGCGCGGATGACAAGGATGCCGACGGGCTTGTCTCGCTGATGACCCCCGTCATCAAAGGCTTCCTGACCGACATCGGCTATGACATGACGGTCAAGGCGCAGCAGGTCTATGGCGGCCACGGCTATATCGAGGAATGGGGCATGTCCCAGTTCACCCGCGACGCCCGTATCGCCATGATCTACGAAGGGGCCAATGGCGTTCAGGCGCTGGACCTCGTGGGCCGCAAGCTGGCGCAGGACGGTGGCAAACACGTCATGGCCTTCTTTGATATGGTCAAGACCTTCATCAAGGAAAACGCAGGCCAGGACGCCGAGTTCGACGCCAGCTTTATGGAGCCGCTGAAGGCTGCCAGCAAAGATCTGCAGTCGGCGGGCATGTACTTCATGCAGAACGGCATGAAGAACCCCAACAACGCGCTCTCGGGGTCGAATGACTTCATGCATATGTTCGGGCATGTCTGTCTGGGCCTGATGTGGGCGAAAATGGGTCTAGCCGCGAAGAAAGCGCTGAAAGATGGCACCGGCGACGCGTCTTTCTACGAGACCAAGCTGGCAACCGGCCGTTTCTACATGGCCCGTCAACTGCCCGCGACTTCGCTGCACCTAAAGCGGATCGAAACCGGCGCGGATACTGTGATGGCGCTGGACGCGGCAAACTTCTAG
- a CDS encoding glutathione S-transferase family protein, translating into MTIKLHCFGESGNAYKAALALQLSGLDWEPVKVDFFGGETRTQDYRTTINNMGEAPVMIDGDIRLTQSGVIQDYVSEQSGKFGGGNPEERREILRWVLWDNHKLSSNAGMTRFLMNFLPEDKQPKEVIGFMQGRLSAAYAVLNDHLNGRDWIVGDGITNADLSCCGYLYYPEPFGFVRKDWPHIDAWLTRLSDTPGWKAPYDLMPGSPADRA; encoded by the coding sequence ATGACCATCAAACTGCATTGCTTCGGCGAAAGCGGAAACGCCTATAAGGCGGCGCTTGCGCTGCAGCTGTCGGGGCTCGACTGGGAGCCGGTGAAAGTTGATTTCTTCGGCGGCGAAACCCGCACGCAGGATTACCGCACGACGATCAACAACATGGGCGAAGCGCCGGTGATGATTGATGGCGATATCCGTCTGACCCAATCCGGCGTGATCCAGGATTATGTCTCGGAGCAATCCGGCAAATTCGGCGGGGGCAATCCCGAAGAGCGCCGCGAGATCCTGCGGTGGGTGCTGTGGGACAACCACAAGCTCAGCTCGAACGCCGGTATGACGCGTTTTTTGATGAACTTCCTGCCCGAAGACAAGCAGCCCAAAGAAGTCATCGGCTTTATGCAGGGGCGTTTGTCTGCTGCCTATGCCGTGCTGAACGACCATCTGAACGGCCGCGACTGGATTGTCGGCGACGGGATCACCAACGCCGATCTGAGCTGCTGCGGCTATCTGTATTACCCCGAGCCTTTCGGCTTTGTCCGCAAGGACTGGCCCCATATCGACGCGTGGCTCACGCGTCTGAGCGACACACCGGGCTGGAAAGCCCCCTACGACCTGATGCCCGGCAGCCCTGCTGACCGCGCCTGA